In Microbacterium cremeum, a genomic segment contains:
- a CDS encoding glutamate decarboxylase, whose product MLHKRESIRDELLDEVFASSDLSISMPKYRIPETEHLARHAYQVVSDELMMDGNSRQNLATFCQTWLEPEVRQLMNETLDKNMVDKDEYPQTAAIEARCVHMLADLWNSPDAVNTLGTSTTGSSEAAMLGGMALLWNWRARRRAAGKPTDKPNLISGPVQVCWHKFARYWDVELREIPMEGDRLLMTPDEVLKRVDENTIGVVPTLGVTFTGGFEPVQAVSEALDKLQAETGLDIPIHVDGASGGFLAPFTAPDIVWDFRLPRVKSINTSGHKFGLAPLGVGWIVWRDAENLPEDLIFNVNYLGGNMPTFALNFSRPGGQIVAQYYNFVRLGKEGYRKVHQSCYDTAMFLAAEIGKLEHFEIINDGSPEAGIPAVSWKLKEGVEHPFTLFDLADRLRARGWQVPAYTMPADREDLAVQRILVRVGFSRDEASLLMDDYRAAIAHFDRHPITVPMTEEEAGSFHH is encoded by the coding sequence ATGCTGCACAAGCGGGAATCCATCAGGGACGAGCTGCTCGACGAGGTCTTCGCGTCGTCGGATCTGTCGATCTCGATGCCGAAGTACCGGATCCCCGAGACCGAGCATCTCGCCCGCCACGCGTACCAGGTCGTCTCGGACGAGCTCATGATGGACGGCAACTCGCGCCAGAACCTGGCCACGTTCTGCCAGACCTGGCTGGAGCCAGAGGTCCGTCAGCTCATGAACGAGACCCTCGACAAGAACATGGTCGACAAGGACGAGTACCCGCAGACCGCGGCGATCGAAGCGCGCTGCGTGCACATGCTCGCCGACCTGTGGAACTCGCCCGACGCGGTGAACACGCTCGGCACCTCCACGACCGGATCGAGCGAGGCGGCGATGCTCGGTGGCATGGCGCTGCTGTGGAACTGGCGTGCTCGGCGGCGGGCGGCGGGCAAGCCGACCGACAAGCCGAACCTCATCTCGGGGCCGGTGCAGGTGTGCTGGCACAAGTTCGCCCGCTACTGGGATGTCGAGCTCCGTGAGATCCCCATGGAGGGCGACCGCCTGCTGATGACCCCCGACGAGGTCCTGAAGCGGGTCGACGAGAACACGATCGGCGTCGTGCCGACGCTGGGCGTCACCTTCACCGGTGGGTTCGAACCCGTGCAGGCGGTGAGCGAGGCGCTCGACAAGCTCCAGGCCGAGACCGGTCTCGACATCCCGATCCACGTCGACGGTGCGAGCGGCGGCTTCCTTGCGCCGTTCACCGCCCCCGACATCGTGTGGGACTTCCGGCTGCCCCGCGTCAAGTCGATCAACACCTCCGGCCACAAGTTCGGGCTCGCTCCGCTCGGCGTCGGCTGGATCGTGTGGCGGGACGCCGAGAACCTGCCCGAGGACCTGATCTTCAACGTGAACTACCTCGGCGGGAACATGCCGACGTTCGCGCTGAACTTCTCGCGACCCGGCGGCCAGATCGTCGCCCAGTACTACAACTTCGTCCGGCTCGGGAAGGAGGGCTATCGCAAGGTCCACCAGTCCTGCTACGACACCGCGATGTTCCTCGCCGCCGAGATCGGCAAGCTCGAGCACTTCGAGATCATCAATGACGGAAGCCCCGAAGCCGGCATCCCCGCGGTGTCGTGGAAGCTGAAGGAGGGCGTCGAGCATCCGTTCACCCTGTTCGATCTCGCCGACCGCCTGCGCGCCCGTGGATGGCAGGTGCCCGCGTACACGATGCCGGCCGACCGCGAGGACCTCGCCGTCCAGCGCATCCTCGTGCGCGTCGGATTCAGTCGTGATGAGGCGTCGCTTCTCATGGACGACTACCGCGCCGCGATCGCGCACTTCGACCGGCATCCGATCACGGTGCCCATGACGGAGGAGGAAGCAGGTTCCTTCCACCACTGA
- a CDS encoding DsbA family oxidoreductase, whose product MTDAIKIDVWSDIACPWCYIGKRNLEKGLAEASADDDAPAVEVTFHSFELSPDTPVDFEGGEAEYLATHKGISATQAQQMLERVTGVAAEAGLEYRFDILQHTNTVKAHELLHFAKEQGRQRELTERLMSAYFTEGRHLGREDELVELATDAGLDADAAREALRSGRFLDAVRADQAQAAAYGINGVPFFVIDGKYGVSGAQPAEAFAQIVRQVWAEHREPVTAAG is encoded by the coding sequence ATGACGGATGCCATCAAGATCGACGTGTGGAGCGACATCGCCTGCCCCTGGTGCTACATCGGCAAGCGGAATCTCGAGAAGGGACTGGCCGAGGCATCCGCTGATGACGACGCCCCCGCAGTCGAGGTGACGTTCCACTCGTTCGAGCTGTCGCCCGACACACCCGTCGATTTCGAGGGCGGCGAGGCCGAGTACCTGGCCACGCACAAGGGGATCTCCGCCACGCAGGCGCAGCAGATGCTGGAGCGCGTCACCGGCGTCGCCGCCGAGGCGGGCCTGGAGTACCGGTTCGACATCCTCCAGCACACGAACACCGTGAAGGCGCACGAGCTGCTGCACTTCGCGAAGGAGCAGGGGCGTCAGCGCGAGCTCACCGAGCGCCTGATGTCGGCGTACTTCACCGAGGGCCGCCACCTCGGCCGCGAGGACGAGCTCGTGGAGCTGGCGACGGATGCCGGACTCGACGCCGACGCGGCACGCGAGGCGCTGCGCAGCGGCCGGTTCCTCGACGCGGTGCGCGCCGATCAGGCGCAGGCGGCGGCTTACGGGATCAACGGCGTGCCGTTCTTCGTGATCGACGGAAAGTACGGCGTGTCGGGTGCGCAGCCTGCAGAGGCGTTCGCGCAGATCGTCCGCCAGGTGTGGGCCGAGCACCGCGAGCCGGTGACGGCCGCGGGCTGA
- a CDS encoding glutathione peroxidase, with protein MTEATTTDLREIPFQTADGGTATLSDYAGNVLLVVNVASRCGLTPQYEQLEQLQRAYADRGFTVLGFPCNQFMGQEPGSIDDILEYCSTTWGVTFPVFDKVNVNGGKAAPLYKELKRTRDADGKKGRVGWNFEKFVITPEGSVHRFRSKVKPDDPAIVEVIEAHLPR; from the coding sequence ATGACCGAGGCGACCACGACCGACCTGCGCGAGATCCCCTTCCAGACTGCCGACGGAGGCACCGCGACGCTGTCCGACTACGCGGGCAACGTCCTGCTCGTCGTGAATGTGGCGTCCCGGTGCGGGCTCACGCCGCAGTACGAGCAGCTCGAGCAGCTGCAGCGCGCCTACGCCGACCGCGGCTTCACGGTGCTGGGATTCCCCTGCAACCAGTTCATGGGGCAGGAGCCGGGCTCGATCGACGACATCCTCGAGTACTGCTCCACGACGTGGGGGGTGACGTTCCCCGTGTTCGACAAGGTCAACGTCAACGGCGGCAAGGCCGCCCCGCTCTACAAGGAGCTCAAGCGGACGCGCGACGCGGACGGCAAGAAGGGCCGGGTCGGGTGGAACTTCGAGAAGTTCGTGATCACCCCCGAGGGCTCGGTTCACCGGTTCCGTTCCAAGGTCAAGCCCGACGACCCCGCGATCGTCGAGGTCATCGAGGCGCACCTGCCGCGCTGA
- the dusB gene encoding tRNA dihydrouridine synthase DusB — protein MTTALAPARTLRIGPIDLDAPVVLAPMAGITNTAFRRLCREYGAGLYVSEMITTRALVERNATTMRLITHHESETPRSIQLYGVDPATTEAAVRLLVEEDRADHIDLNFGCPVPKVTRKGGGAALPWKIGLFRDIVTRAARAAGDVPLTVKMRKGIDADHLTYLDAGRIAEDAGVAAVALHARTASEFYSGEADWSAIAKLKETVTSIPVLGNGDIWSADDAVRMMVETGCDGVVVGRGCLGRPWLFGDLARALGSPGAAPGQPVDATLGFVARAFRRHAELLVEFFEDEGRGCRDIRKHVAWYFKGYPVGGDLRAKLATVSSLDEIDALLATMELDAPYPGAAAEGQRGRAGSPKRPALPDGWLDSRELGAEASCALAEAELDHSGG, from the coding sequence GTGACCACTGCTCTCGCGCCCGCGCGGACCCTCCGCATCGGGCCCATCGACCTCGACGCGCCGGTCGTGCTCGCGCCGATGGCGGGGATCACCAACACGGCATTCCGGCGACTGTGTCGCGAGTACGGCGCCGGCCTCTACGTCAGCGAGATGATCACGACGCGTGCCCTGGTGGAGCGCAACGCGACGACGATGCGGCTCATCACGCACCATGAGTCCGAGACGCCGCGCTCCATCCAGCTGTACGGGGTCGACCCGGCGACCACCGAGGCTGCGGTGCGCCTCCTCGTCGAGGAGGATCGCGCCGATCACATCGACCTGAACTTCGGCTGCCCGGTCCCGAAGGTGACGCGCAAGGGCGGAGGCGCCGCGCTGCCGTGGAAGATCGGCCTGTTCCGCGACATCGTCACGCGTGCCGCGCGCGCCGCCGGCGATGTGCCGTTGACGGTGAAGATGCGCAAGGGCATCGACGCCGACCACCTGACCTACCTCGACGCCGGGCGCATCGCGGAGGATGCCGGCGTCGCGGCCGTCGCCCTGCACGCCCGCACGGCCTCCGAGTTCTACTCGGGCGAGGCGGACTGGTCGGCGATCGCGAAGCTCAAGGAGACGGTCACCAGCATCCCGGTGCTCGGCAACGGCGACATCTGGTCCGCCGACGACGCCGTGCGCATGATGGTCGAGACCGGCTGCGACGGCGTGGTCGTCGGACGCGGATGCCTCGGCCGGCCGTGGCTGTTCGGTGATCTCGCCCGGGCCCTCGGCTCGCCCGGCGCGGCCCCGGGTCAGCCCGTCGACGCGACGCTCGGCTTCGTCGCCCGGGCCTTCCGGCGGCACGCGGAGCTGCTCGTGGAGTTCTTCGAGGACGAGGGCCGCGGATGCCGCGACATCCGCAAGCACGTCGCGTGGTACTTCAAGGGGTACCCGGTGGGCGGCGACCTGCGCGCGAAGCTCGCGACCGTCTCGAGCCTCGACGAGATCGACGCGCTCCTCGCCACGATGGAACTCGACGCCCCCTACCCGGGCGCCGCGGCAGAGGGCCAGCGCGGGCGCGCCGGCAGCCCGAAGCGCCCGGCACTGCCTGACGGGTGGCTGGATTCCCGCGAGCTCGGGGCCGAGGCATCGTGCGCCCTCGCCGAAGCGGAACTCGACCACAGTGGTGGGTGA
- a CDS encoding deoxyguanosinetriphosphate triphosphohydrolase, whose translation MVGDLVGSSDRPTGYDDADAARFHAEHHRSQRDDFARDRARVLHSAALRRLAAKTQVLSPASPADFARNRLTHSLEVAQVGRELATALDLAADVVDTACLSHDLGHPPFGHNGERALNEWSEDIGGFEGNAQTLRILTRLEPKVIDDGRSFGLNLTRASLDASCKYPWTSDHPLPDPGGRLKFGVYPDDEPVFRWLREDAPGRVRCIEAEVMDLSDDIAYSVHDFEDAIVNGYLDPARLADAGEHDALVTAIQSWVGFDFARDELEDALFRLTRIPEWIDGFDGTRADLARLKNLTSDLIGRFARAATTATREAYAASVLTRYRGHLVVPRVVEAEMAVLKGIIGAAVVSIEGRKDLYKEQRRLLKRLATALWERPEALDPLHGQDFAAAETDAARRRVVVDQVASLTDQLAIAWHGALIAPVDAASVGIWAPGARPVDARSREGR comes from the coding sequence GTGGTGGGTGACCTCGTCGGCTCGTCCGACCGTCCCACCGGTTACGACGACGCGGATGCCGCCCGCTTCCATGCCGAGCACCACCGGTCGCAGCGCGACGACTTCGCGCGGGACCGGGCGCGGGTGCTTCACTCGGCGGCACTGCGGCGCCTCGCTGCGAAGACGCAGGTGCTCAGCCCCGCCAGCCCCGCCGACTTCGCTCGCAATCGGCTGACGCACTCGCTCGAGGTCGCCCAGGTGGGGCGTGAGCTCGCCACGGCGCTCGATCTCGCGGCCGACGTCGTCGACACCGCCTGCCTGAGCCACGACCTCGGCCACCCGCCGTTCGGCCACAACGGCGAGCGCGCGCTGAACGAGTGGTCCGAAGACATCGGGGGCTTCGAGGGGAACGCCCAGACGCTGCGGATCCTCACCCGGCTCGAGCCCAAGGTGATCGACGACGGACGCAGCTTCGGCCTGAACCTCACGCGCGCCAGCCTCGACGCGTCGTGCAAGTACCCGTGGACCTCGGATCACCCGCTGCCGGATCCGGGAGGGCGGCTGAAGTTCGGCGTGTACCCGGACGACGAGCCGGTCTTCCGGTGGCTGCGCGAGGACGCACCGGGGCGCGTGCGGTGCATCGAGGCCGAGGTGATGGACCTCTCGGACGACATCGCCTATTCGGTGCATGACTTCGAGGACGCCATCGTCAACGGCTACCTCGACCCTGCGCGACTCGCCGACGCGGGCGAGCACGATGCACTGGTCACCGCGATCCAGTCGTGGGTCGGGTTCGACTTCGCCCGCGACGAGCTCGAGGACGCGCTGTTCCGGCTGACCCGCATCCCGGAGTGGATCGACGGCTTCGACGGCACGCGCGCGGACCTCGCGCGCCTGAAGAACCTCACGTCCGACCTGATCGGGCGTTTCGCGCGAGCCGCGACGACGGCCACGCGCGAGGCGTATGCGGCGAGCGTGCTCACGCGCTACCGCGGCCACCTCGTGGTGCCGCGCGTCGTGGAGGCCGAGATGGCGGTGCTCAAGGGCATCATCGGCGCCGCCGTCGTCTCGATCGAGGGTCGCAAAGATCTGTACAAGGAGCAGCGCCGCCTGCTCAAGCGGCTCGCGACGGCGTTGTGGGAGCGACCCGAGGCGCTCGATCCGCTGCACGGCCAGGACTTCGCCGCAGCCGAGACGGATGCCGCACGCCGGCGTGTCGTCGTCGACCAGGTCGCGAGCCTCACCGATCAGCTCGCGATCGCGTGGCACGGCGCCCTCATCGCGCCGGTGGATGCGGCATCCGTCGGCATCTGGGCTCCGGGCGCACGGCCCGTCGACGCGCGATCGCGCGAGGGCCGCTGA
- the dnaG gene encoding DNA primase, with product MAGRIRQADVDEVKARTNIADIIGERVALKSAGVGSMKGLCPFHDERSPSFNVRPQAGFYHCFGCGESGDVYSFLRAMDHVSFTEAVERLASRIGYTLHYEDGGAAPEHSGRARLYAANAAAAEFFRGQLTSSEADTARRFLGQRGFDAGAAAHFGVGYAPKGWSSMLAALRSQGFSDEELSSAGLVSQGQRGVYDRFRGRLVWPIRDVTGQVIGFGARKLFDDDQGPKYLNTPETTIYKKAQVLYGLDLAKRDISREHRVVVVEGYTDVMACHLAGITTAVATCGTAFGSDHITVLRRVMGDDSTSGEVVFTFDPDAAGQKAALRAFADAKRFNAQTYVATGPEGLDPCDLRLARGDGAVRALVETKVPMVEFVLDQRISGYDLASVEGRVGALRSAAPVVAELRDPLLQPEYVRVLARRLGMDTEDVRREVDRAGRGGGASRRESGPQPASAPAPGAESGLRVGIADLPRTPEAGLERDALMGVLQFGHRLDQALIERALEPPMRHPALDAVRGAVRAAGDRQRPGWAIDALDAVREPYRTLGAELLAGDFPALSDDAAVASAGDLLRRLVMRALDREKAELLGAIQRVPPDSEEGRRIRILLRELDAQRRTLADEA from the coding sequence ATGGCAGGGCGGATCCGTCAGGCCGACGTCGACGAGGTGAAGGCGCGGACGAACATCGCCGACATCATCGGCGAGCGGGTCGCCCTGAAGTCGGCGGGCGTCGGCTCGATGAAGGGATTGTGCCCGTTCCACGACGAGCGCAGTCCGAGCTTCAACGTGCGCCCCCAGGCGGGGTTCTATCACTGCTTCGGCTGCGGCGAGTCCGGCGATGTGTACTCGTTCCTGCGGGCGATGGATCACGTCTCGTTCACCGAGGCGGTCGAGCGGCTCGCTTCGCGCATCGGGTACACGCTGCACTACGAGGACGGCGGCGCGGCCCCCGAGCACAGCGGACGCGCCCGGCTGTACGCCGCCAACGCGGCGGCGGCGGAGTTCTTCCGCGGACAGCTGACCTCATCGGAGGCCGACACCGCCCGGCGGTTCCTCGGGCAGCGTGGCTTCGACGCCGGCGCCGCCGCGCACTTCGGGGTCGGCTACGCGCCCAAGGGCTGGTCGTCGATGCTCGCGGCGCTGAGATCGCAGGGATTCAGCGACGAGGAGCTCAGCTCGGCGGGCCTGGTGTCGCAAGGGCAGCGCGGCGTCTACGACCGGTTCCGTGGCCGGCTCGTGTGGCCGATCCGCGACGTCACCGGTCAGGTGATCGGGTTCGGCGCACGGAAGCTCTTCGACGACGACCAGGGTCCCAAGTACCTCAACACGCCCGAGACGACGATCTACAAGAAGGCCCAGGTGCTTTACGGGCTCGATCTCGCCAAGCGCGACATCTCGCGCGAGCACCGCGTCGTCGTGGTCGAGGGCTACACCGACGTCATGGCGTGCCACCTGGCCGGCATCACGACGGCCGTCGCGACGTGCGGCACCGCGTTCGGCTCGGACCACATCACGGTGCTCCGCCGGGTGATGGGCGACGACTCGACCTCGGGCGAAGTGGTGTTCACCTTCGATCCGGATGCCGCAGGCCAGAAGGCAGCGCTGCGGGCGTTCGCCGATGCCAAGCGGTTCAACGCCCAGACGTACGTCGCGACCGGCCCCGAAGGACTCGATCCCTGCGACCTGCGCCTCGCCCGCGGCGACGGCGCCGTGCGCGCCCTGGTCGAGACCAAGGTACCGATGGTCGAATTCGTGCTCGACCAGCGCATCTCGGGGTACGACCTCGCGAGCGTCGAGGGCCGCGTCGGGGCACTGCGGTCCGCAGCCCCCGTGGTCGCCGAACTGCGCGACCCGCTGCTGCAGCCCGAGTACGTCCGCGTGCTGGCCCGGCGGCTCGGGATGGACACCGAGGACGTGAGACGCGAGGTCGATCGCGCGGGTCGCGGCGGTGGCGCCTCGCGGCGGGAGAGCGGTCCGCAGCCCGCGTCGGCGCCGGCGCCGGGTGCGGAGTCCGGACTACGCGTGGGGATTGCTGACCTGCCGCGCACGCCCGAGGCCGGCCTCGAGCGCGACGCGCTCATGGGGGTGCTGCAGTTCGGTCACCGCCTCGACCAAGCCCTGATCGAGCGGGCACTCGAGCCGCCGATGCGTCACCCCGCCCTCGACGCCGTCCGCGGCGCCGTGCGCGCCGCCGGCGACCGGCAGCGGCCCGGATGGGCGATCGACGCGCTCGATGCCGTGCGCGAGCCGTACCGCACACTCGGTGCGGAGCTGCTCGCCGGGGACTTCCCCGCGTTGAGCGACGACGCGGCGGTGGCATCGGCCGGAGACCTGCTGCGACGGCTCGTGATGAGGGCCCTCGACCGTGAGAAGGCCGAACTGCTGGGCGCGATCCAGCGCGTGCCCCCCGACTCGGAGGAGGGGCGCCGCATCCGGATCCTGCTGCGCGAGCTGGACGCGCAGCGACGGACCCTCGCCGACGAGGCGTGA
- a CDS encoding ATP-binding cassette domain-containing protein yields MPRRRDAEVAIHCSDLSIARVARGGSTARVIDGVSFVLEHRAALALMGPTGAGKSSLAAVLAGADESGLAVVGGTAHVEGIPVRRPGRAHRLLTYYCGHLPQSAGARLPARLTVGEVIGEPITSRDRRVNQRALAVRVSALLDEMMLPLGVAAKYPYELSAGMRQRVAIARALVLQPRVLIADEPFANLDVEVRKAVRDAILRRRHDFGMAALVVTNDAEVVRELDADVLVLRGGHAVAYGHGTRDLLWTPSAEADRRLVGS; encoded by the coding sequence ATGCCCCGACGACGAGACGCTGAGGTCGCGATCCACTGCTCGGATCTCTCGATCGCGCGCGTTGCGCGGGGCGGATCGACGGCGCGAGTCATCGACGGCGTGTCATTCGTGCTCGAGCACCGTGCCGCCCTCGCTCTCATGGGGCCCACCGGCGCCGGCAAGTCGTCGCTCGCCGCCGTCCTCGCCGGGGCTGACGAGTCCGGGCTCGCCGTGGTCGGCGGCACGGCGCACGTCGAGGGGATCCCGGTGCGCCGTCCCGGGCGGGCGCACCGCCTGCTCACCTACTACTGCGGCCACCTGCCGCAGTCGGCGGGCGCGCGCCTGCCTGCGAGGCTCACCGTCGGCGAGGTGATCGGCGAGCCCATCACCAGCCGGGACCGGCGCGTGAACCAGCGAGCTCTCGCTGTTCGCGTGTCGGCGCTGCTCGACGAGATGATGCTGCCGCTCGGCGTGGCTGCCAAGTATCCCTATGAGCTCAGCGCCGGAATGCGCCAGCGCGTCGCCATCGCGCGGGCGCTCGTGCTCCAGCCGCGCGTGCTGATCGCCGACGAGCCGTTCGCGAACCTCGACGTCGAGGTGCGCAAGGCTGTCCGCGACGCGATCCTGCGCCGTCGTCACGACTTCGGCATGGCGGCGCTCGTCGTCACGAACGATGCGGAAGTCGTCCGCGAACTCGACGCCGACGTGCTCGTGCTCCGCGGCGGCCACGCCGTCGCGTACGGGCACGGCACCCGCGACCTGCTGTGGACACCGAGCGCGGAGGCCGACCGGCGGCTCGTCGGGTCGTGA
- the def gene encoding peptide deformylase, which produces MAVLPIRIMGDPVLHSPASPVEAITDEVRELVADMFETMDAAPGVGLAAPQVGVPLRIYTYSYADDDGNPWRGVILNPELWMRPAEPGEPDPDEESEGCLSFPGERFPLRRSDEVLVTGTDLDGEPVRIQVDGWRARIMQHEFDHLDGVLYVDRLGDSDWKTVQKIARKRGWGRPGQAWTPGIDDLDA; this is translated from the coding sequence GTGGCCGTTCTCCCGATTCGCATCATGGGCGATCCCGTCCTCCACTCCCCCGCGTCGCCCGTCGAGGCGATCACCGACGAGGTCCGCGAGCTCGTCGCCGACATGTTCGAGACGATGGATGCCGCGCCCGGCGTCGGCCTGGCCGCCCCGCAGGTCGGCGTGCCGCTGCGCATCTACACGTATTCGTACGCCGACGACGACGGCAACCCGTGGCGCGGCGTGATCCTCAACCCCGAGCTGTGGATGCGCCCGGCCGAGCCCGGCGAACCCGATCCCGACGAGGAGTCCGAGGGGTGCCTGTCGTTCCCCGGCGAGCGGTTCCCGCTCCGCCGTTCCGACGAGGTGCTCGTGACGGGCACCGACCTCGATGGCGAGCCGGTGCGGATCCAGGTCGACGGGTGGCGGGCGCGCATCATGCAGCACGAGTTCGACCACCTCGACGGCGTGCTCTACGTCGACCGTCTCGGCGACAGCGACTGGAAGACGGTTCAGAAGATCGCCCGCAAGCGCGGCTGGGGTCGGCCTGGCCAGGCCTGGACCCCGGGGATCGACGACCTCGACGCCTGA
- a CDS encoding DMT family transporter → MVWTVVELEDVGDQLVGAFQNPGILIGIPLALLGAVFMSFGAQYQHRGVTKVERLSGSTGNQGLGAGQLLKLLSRPSWVIGTLMLGLAIVCQLSALAFAPLIVVQPLGAIALVITTLLNAQISGHRPTKRSLIAIAACVGGIFLFVTIAALFATEKPVSNGQLITILVLLGVVTIVFAGLWIWFRKRVGPLFYITAAGVIYGFVATLAKVVIVRVQTGDFDWLTFTCLAALILSAIVGAYFVQTAYSSGPPDLVVAGLTVVDPLVAILIGLLVLQEATGAPLWVYIAFGVAGAISVWGVFQLARHHPQIVSDSQELPIKRGSGGATDSAHPRTGSIRVTEAVAKVWPEPPVKDPADDAEKR, encoded by the coding sequence GTGGTGTGGACCGTGGTAGAGCTCGAGGACGTCGGGGACCAGCTCGTCGGCGCGTTCCAGAACCCCGGCATCCTCATCGGGATCCCGCTCGCCCTCCTCGGGGCCGTGTTCATGTCGTTCGGCGCGCAGTACCAGCACCGCGGCGTCACGAAGGTCGAGCGGCTCAGCGGGTCGACCGGAAACCAGGGCCTGGGTGCCGGACAGCTGCTGAAGCTGCTCTCGCGCCCGTCGTGGGTCATCGGCACGCTCATGCTGGGGCTGGCGATCGTGTGTCAGCTGTCGGCCCTCGCGTTCGCGCCGCTCATCGTCGTGCAGCCCCTCGGCGCCATCGCGCTGGTCATCACGACACTCCTGAATGCTCAGATCAGCGGGCATCGCCCGACGAAACGCTCGCTCATCGCGATCGCGGCGTGCGTGGGCGGCATCTTCCTCTTCGTCACGATCGCGGCGCTGTTCGCCACCGAGAAGCCCGTCTCGAACGGCCAGCTCATCACGATCCTGGTGCTGCTCGGGGTCGTGACCATCGTCTTCGCCGGACTGTGGATCTGGTTCCGCAAGCGCGTCGGGCCGCTGTTCTACATCACGGCCGCGGGTGTGATCTACGGCTTCGTCGCGACGCTCGCCAAGGTCGTCATCGTGCGCGTGCAGACCGGTGACTTCGACTGGCTGACCTTCACGTGCCTCGCCGCGCTCATCCTCAGCGCGATCGTCGGCGCCTACTTCGTGCAGACCGCATACTCCTCCGGACCGCCCGATCTCGTCGTGGCCGGACTGACGGTCGTCGACCCGCTCGTCGCGATCCTCATCGGCCTGCTGGTGCTGCAGGAGGCCACCGGAGCCCCGCTGTGGGTGTACATCGCGTTCGGCGTCGCAGGCGCGATCTCGGTGTGGGGCGTCTTCCAGCTGGCGCGGCACCATCCTCAGATCGTCAGCGACAGCCAGGAGCTCCCGATCAAGCGTGGCAGCGGGGGAGCGACGGATTCCGCGCACCCGCGCACCGGCTCGATCCGGGTGACCGAGGCCGTCGCCAAGGTCTGGCCCGAGCCGCCGGTGAAAGATCCCGCGGACGACGCGGAAAAGCGCTGA